A region from the Eriocheir sinensis breed Jianghai 21 unplaced genomic scaffold, ASM2467909v1 Scaffold1287, whole genome shotgun sequence genome encodes:
- the LOC126989751 gene encoding uncharacterized protein LOC126989751 yields MYQCVAHSSLGTPSCVSLSQRTRPERECSSSSEGRDEYKTQISDLSPGSNYMVRVAAHTSGGLVGASIHEVRVFTKPDLDLPSASESESCLHLTHQSGGHLVAARTGQNAHHGIHHVLYAGVDGLIELCAKCGVSVA; encoded by the exons ATGTACCAGTGTGTGGCGCACAGCTCGCTGGGGACGCCCAGCTGTGTGTCCTTGAGTCAA aGAACGCGTCCAGAACGTGAGTGCAGCTCCTCCAGCGAGGGACGGGATGAATACAAGACCCAGATCAGCGACCTAAGTCCCGGGAGTAACTACATGGTGCGGGTGGCGGCCCACACCTCCGGCGGCCTGGTGGGCGCCTCCATACACGAGGTGCGGGTGTTCACCAAGCCGGACCTGGACCTGCCCTCCGCCTCAGAGTCTGAAAGTTGTCTCCACCTCACCCACCAGTCTGGAGGCCACTTGGTCGCCGCCCGTACTGGCCAAAACGCCCATCACGGGATACACCATGTTCTATACGCAGGTGTGGACGGCCTTATAGAACTGTGTGCTAAATGTGGAGTCTCTGTTGCCTAA